In Macrobrachium rosenbergii isolate ZJJX-2024 chromosome 6, ASM4041242v1, whole genome shotgun sequence, a genomic segment contains:
- the LOC136839724 gene encoding carbohydrate sulfotransferase 11-like: protein MMRHLCTLSPTKNKIHRLISTVGIIALIVFLHAFVTRKGDDDNPVYDNKIISEVSEDGSVSAQTTKWKKTTDKADTPQSVQMTPLLAATRSDMCVVPSKLPEVLEKRRKDAQEACERLRDELPLRWKRKDRGPSSGMLSKLRWDPKRHLVYCHLPKVASTTWAWHLLRSAGLKDEEIAAHPNVHILLRERLPPPSVEDHDNGFLKDSLAFVVSRHPFHRLVSAYKNKIIEAEKRRQHYVDLRSLILERYHHQNDLTNSTMPTFRDFCEYIADTTEDWLSDLNHKEPPDPHWMPMAYMCSPCNLHYDIYSKMETMEEDARFISAQCGLEDVIKPGAMFNPSSNAQQEEKDGGNKDDEIIGAGKLDSSLGNAEVENKTYESKENVYAKYLDELSKEEIDRLYNIYKFDFEIFGYSVDSYR from the exons ATGATGAGGCACTTATGCACTTTATCCCCAACTAAGAACAAAATACATCGTTTAATAAGCACGGTAGGTATTATAGCTCTAATCGTATTCCTTCACGCCTTCGTAACTCGAAAAGGTGATGATGATAACCCCGTGTACGATAACAAAATAATTAGTGAAGTGTCAGAAGATGGAAGTGTGTCAGCCCAAACGACCAAATGGAAGAAGACGACTGACAAGGCTGATACGCCACAGTCAGTCCAGATGACTCCTCTTCTTGCAGCAACAAGGAGCGACATGTGTGTG GTGCCGTCCAAACTACCGGAAGTCCTAGAGAAGAGACGAAAGGATGCCCAGGAGGCGTGCGAGAGGCTGCGAGACGAACTCCCTCTGAGATGGAAAAGGAAGGATCGAGGACCGTCCTCTGGAATGCTGTCGAAATTACGATGGGACCCCAAACGGCACCTTGTGTACTGCCACTTACCGAAG GTGGCGTCAACCACGTGGGCGTGGCACCTTCTAAGAAGTGCCGGTTTGAAGGATGAAGAAATTGCTGCTCATCCCAACGTCCATATTCTCTTACGGGAGCGCCTGCCCCCTCCTTCTGTGGAGGACCACGACAACGGGTTCCTAAAGGATTCCTTGGCTTTTGTAGTTTCAAGACATCCTTTCCACAGGCTTGTATCAGCATATAAG AATAAGATAATAGAGGCTGAGAAGAGGCGCCAGCACTATGTCGATCTGAGGTCACTCATACTGGAGCGTTACCACCATCAGAATGATCTCACCAACAGCACCATGCCCACCTTCAGAGACTTCTGCGAGTACATAGCCGATACCACAGAAGACTGGCTGAGTGATCTCAACCACAAGGAGCCCCCTGATCCACACTGGATGCCAATGGCCTACATGTGTTCGCCATGCAACCTCCATTACGACATTTATAG TAAAATGGAGACCATGGAAGAAGACGCCCGTTTCATATCGGCCCAGTGCGGTCTAGAAGATGTGATCAAACCAGGAGCGATGTTCAATCCATCGAGCAACGCGCAGCAAGAAGAAAAAGACGGAggaaataaagatgatgaaattATCGGAGCCGGAAAACTTGATTCTAGTCTTGGCAATGCCGAGGTGGAGAATAAGACTTACGAGAGTAAAGAGAACGTGTACGCTAAATATCTCGATGAATtatcaaaagaagaaatagacagattgtataatatttataagttTGATTTTGAAATCTTTGGTTACAGCGTTGATAGTTACAGGTGA